The window TCTAATTTTTTCATGCACTTCTTCCCGAGCAAGTTTCACCGACTCCTCGATGCGCACAGGATTAATACGGCCATCGATGACAAGTTTTTCAAGAGCAATGCGCGCCACCTGACGGCGATATGGATCAAATCCAGAAATCACCACTGTTTGCGGCGTATCGTCCACAATTAAATCAACGCCGGCAACGCGTTCGAATGTTTTAATATTACGCCCCTCTTTCCCAATGAGTCTCCCTTTTACTTCATCAGATGGGAGCTGCACGGTTGTGGTGGTCAATTCCGCAACGTGAGATTTTGCATAACGCTGGATAGTGCTTGTGAGAATCTGTTGGGCTCTTTTCTCAAGCGACTCACGTGCGCTTTGCTCAAGGGCGTGCATACGCTTCACCAGATCTTCATCAGCTTGCTCTTGCACATGTTCTAAGAGCATCTTGCGCGCGTCTGCAATGCTCATATCGCCCACTTGCCCAAGGGCATGTACATACGCGTGGCGCTCTTGCGTCAAAGCTTCGCGCTCTTTGCGCAATGTGTCACGAAGCGTTTCGGCTTCATGGGCAGCTTCGTGGGCTTCGCGCTCGCGCTCTAGTGCTGCGGTTTCAAGGCGCGTAATACGAGAACGTGCCTCCTGATCCTCAGATTTTGTTGCCTCAATAATACGTATAGATTCCTTCTGCGCTCGCAAAATAATCTCTTGGGCTCGGCTTTCTGCCTGTAGGGTGCGCCGTGAAGCAATAATGTGGCGCGTTATATAGCCAATGCCCATCCCTACAAGGATGCCCAGAATACCTATAGTGGTCAGCTGAAATGTAATAACCATAACGTGTTGTATCGCGAGCAGTCTAGCAAAGTCCCAGAAAAGGAAAAGGCCCGCCCACGACGTGATGTGGACGAGCCAGGAAGAGCTAGGGAGGCAGGGCCTCCTACCGCTTGGGGAGCGGCTTGGTCAGCAGCACGCGCGGCTTGAGATGGTGGGGAGTTCGCAACAGCCCTCCGGTCCGACTGATCCTGAGCCGCGTGGCCTCGTGCATGTGTTCCCCCCTGACCAACGTAGTGACTACCCAATGTAGTCCAGACGCTGCACGCTAATGAAAGAGCTGAAGTGCCCAGTATACACAAAAGAGGCCCAATGGTCAAAAAAGACGTGTATACTAGAAGCGTATGCCATATCGTCCTGTTGTGCTCGCAATTTGTGATGGGTGGGGTTTCTCTCGGCAAAGCGTTGGCAACGCTATTTTTGCTGCAGGAACCACAAACTTTGATGCTATTGGGAAAACATACCCATCAACGCTCCTTCAGGCGTCGGGAAAATCAGTGGGACTTGATTGGGGTGAGTTAGGAAATAGTGAGGTAGGCCACTTGAGCCTTGGAGCTGGGCGCATTGTACTGCAATACTCGGCACGCATTGCGCGAGCTATTGAAACAAAAACTTTTTTTGCAAACGAGACGCTCGAGCGAGCAACGGCGCATCTCCAAAAAACAAGTGGCTCGCTACACCTCATCGGCCTTTTAACCTCCGGCACCGTACACGCCAGCTTCCCGCTCCTTATCGCGCTCATTGATTACGCAAAACAGAAGAATATTACGAAGCTGTATTTACATCTTTTTGGTGATGGAAAAGATTCGGGACTGAAAGAGGCTCCTGAGCTACTCGCAAAAGTGCGTAAACATATTGCAGAGAGTGGGGTAGGTGTTATTGCAACATTCGTAGGACGCAACTTTTCAATGGATCGCGACAACAACTGGGACCTTACTGCGCAAGCGTATGCCCTTTTCACGCAAGGCACCGGAGAAAAAATCACAGATCTTGAAGCAACACTGCAGAGCTACTATGCCAAAGGCACGAATGATAATGCCATCCCCCCACTCGTATTGGATGAAAAAGGTATTGTAAAAGACGGCGACGCCATTGTGCTCTTTAACTTCCGCGAAGATAGCATTCGCCAGTTGGGCCAAATGTTTGCACAAGAGCCGTTTGATCGCGTCCCCGTGAAGCGCCCACAGAACACATTCTGCGCACTCATGACTCCGTATTTCGACCAAGAAGGTCTCCCCGTTGTTTTCCCCGCACCGAGTATAAAAAACAACCTCGCGGAATTTCTTAGTTCACAGGGCCTGCGCCAGCTTCATGTCGCAGAAACGCAAAAGTATGCGCATGTCACCTATTTCTTTAATGGCCTCAACAATACACCCTTCCCCGGAGAAGATGACGTGCTTATTGAATCTCATAAGAAAGCAAAAGAACATCCGGAAATGCGCGCAAAAGAAATCGCCGACACGGTGGTAGAAGCGCTTCAGACGGATGAGTATGATTTTATTGTCCTCAATTTTGCCAATGCCGACATCCTCGCTCATGCGGGAGATCTCGAAGGCGCTACCAAGGGCGCCAAACTGATAGATGAAAGCATTGGGCGTATTCGAGATGCTGTGTTGGCACGTAATGGCATTATGATCATTACATCAGATCATGGGAATGCCGAGTCACTTGTATATAAGAGTACTGGTGATATAGAAACGAAACATAATGCGAATCCGGTTCCCTTTTATCTCATCGCGCAAGAATATGCGGGCCAACGCACCATTGATCACCTGAGCGAAACGAAAGGAGACTCAATGGGAGTACTCGGGGATGTCGCGCCAACTATTGTGGCTCTTATGGGCCTTCAAAAGCCACCGGAAATGAGTGGCGACAGCCTCCTTCCCCGCCTTTTCTAAGCCCCAACCGCAGTGATGATACCGCCGCCAAGCACGCGAGAATCACGATACAATACCGCAGATTGGCCCACCGCAACTCCCTGTTGTGGCTGTGTGAATATACACGTTCCATCTGCATACACAGAACATGTTGTCACGGGCGCACGATAGCGAATGCGAACCTCACACGACACAGGAAAGGACGGCGCTGTGTCCATCCAGTGGATGTCGGTCATAGTAATGCGCGATGCCTGTGCATGCTCGCGCGGACCTACGGTGATGGTGTTGTGCGCAACATCTTTAGAAACAACGTAGAGCGGTGTTTTTTGACCCCCGAGCGCAAGACCGTGACGCTGACCAATAGTATAGAGCTGCACACCGTCGTGCATCCCTATCTGCGCTCCGCTTTCATCAAGGATGGGGCCGCGTTGCGTTGGAATGTGGCGTTGTAAAAAATCGTGCATATCAAACGCTCCTATAAAACACACCCCCTGGCTATCTTTTTTGTCGTGCGTACCGAGGCCTCGTTCTTTTGCAAAAACACGAACATCTCTCTTTTGCATGTCACCAATTGGGAAAATGACGTGAGGAAGCTGATCTTGGCGCAGCGTCCAGAGGAAATATGACTGATCTTTTTGAGCGTCACGGCCGGTGTGCAGTGAAAAAATACCGCTCTTCTCTTCAATGCGCGCGTAATGTCCAGTCGCTATCGCATCGGCGCCACGAGCGCGTGCCTGATCATAAAAAATACCAAATTTAATCTCCTGGTTACACAGCACGTCAGGATTTGGGGTTTCTCCTCGTGCATATGCATCTAACATGACCTTGCCGACACGCTTGCCATACTCTTCAGCGACGTCCCATGTTTCAAATGGGATGCCAAGACGCGTTGCGACACGAAGCGCATCTGCTCGATCTTCTTCCCATAGACACCGCACACCTTCCGGTTGCCATGGTTTGAGAAAAACACCGGTAACAGCAAAACCACGCTCTTGTAAAAGCGCGGCTGCGACAGACGAATCAACGCCACCTGACATGCCCACAAACACCTTTTTCACACGCACATTTTGCAATAAAAATGTGTCTTTGGCAATGTGCAGAAAAGTACTTCCTGCGGTAGCATGCTACACATGCGCCACAAGGCTATTCGTTCTGTCTCCATCCTCCAACGCCCATCAAGTGCTCGCGCGATGACATGGACAAAAAAGATCCGCGCACATATTGCGCGACACCATCCTCGCGTCAACGTTCTTGAGCCGCATACGTGCCCCGATGCCGTTATCGCGCTTGGAGGAGACGCGACGATCATGCATGCGGCAAAGCTCTGTCGCAGTAAACATACTCGCGTTTTAGGTCTTCATGTAGGAACACTTGGGTTTCTTGCGGCGGAGCGCGATCCACGAAACTTCTTGACCGCTGTCGACGCGCTCCTTGCAGGAGATGTACGCATTGAAAAGCGACACGCACTTACTGCCCGCATTATTCGGTCCAAAAAGATTATCGCAAAGTGGGATATTATGAATGACGTTGTCATACACAATCCTCTAGGCATTGTCTCGCTTGATGTCTCGATTGATCATCAACGCATTCAGACGATTCGTGGTAGTGGCGTACTCGTAAGTACAGCAAGCGGTTCTACTGCATATAACTTATCAGCACACGGCCCAATCGTATCTCCAGAAATGCCGTGCATGATTATCACCGAACTCCTTGATCACAATACACCAACGCCAAGCGTCGTGATCGACACCAAGCACACAACATCTATTCGTATCACCGACTTTCGCATCCGACATGCTCTCACTTTGGCTGGTACACAAGAGCTCGCGAACGTTGTTGCAATAGGCGATGGATCTGAGCTTGTATCTTTACAGAAAGAAGATACGATAGAGGTGACTCGTGGCACATTCCCTACGTTATTTGCCCATACGCACGAACATCATTTTTTCCAGACACTGCATGATGCATTCTCTTTCCGATAATGTTTGACGACCTCCCATCACTTATCAGAGCTGCGGGATACCTCGGAATCGCAGGCATCCTCTTTGCCGAATCGGGCATCCTCATCGGGCTTTTTTTGCCGGGAGATAGCCTCCTCTTTACGGCTGGGATTTTGGCCTCGCAAGGATATTTAAATATTTGGGTTCTCTGTATTGTTGGGTGGATTGCGGCAATTGCGGGAGATTCGGTAGGCTATGCTTTTGGACAACACGTGGGGCCGCGTATTTTTACCCGAGACGACTCGCGTTTTTGGAACAAGCAACACATCGAACACGCTCGAGCCTTTTACACAAAGTATGGAGCGAAAACCATTCTCTTAGCACGCTTTGTTCCCATTGTACGCACTTTCGCTCCTATACTCGCTGGCGTGGGTCACATGCGATACCGCACCTTTCTAGC of the Candidatus Paceibacterota bacterium genome contains:
- a CDS encoding VTT domain-containing protein; this translates as MFDDLPSLIRAAGYLGIAGILFAESGILIGLFLPGDSLLFTAGILASQGYLNIWVLCIVGWIAAIAGDSVGYAFGQHVGPRIFTRDDSRFWNKQHIEHARAFYTKYGAKTILLARFVPIVRTFAPILAGVGHMRYRTFLAYNIIGGALWAVGLPLLGYFLGNVIPDVDRYLLPIIAAIVLISVMPAVVPIIRSWIRNRTHTL
- the mnmA gene encoding tRNA 2-thiouridine(34) synthase MnmA, yielding MRVKKVFVGMSGGVDSSVAAALLQERGFAVTGVFLKPWQPEGVRCLWEEDRADALRVATRLGIPFETWDVAEEYGKRVGKVMLDAYARGETPNPDVLCNQEIKFGIFYDQARARGADAIATGHYARIEEKSGIFSLHTGRDAQKDQSYFLWTLRQDQLPHVIFPIGDMQKRDVRVFAKERGLGTHDKKDSQGVCFIGAFDMHDFLQRHIPTQRGPILDESGAQIGMHDGVQLYTIGQRHGLALGGQKTPLYVVSKDVAHNTITVGPREHAQASRITMTDIHWMDTAPSFPVSCEVRIRYRAPVTTCSVYADGTCIFTQPQQGVAVGQSAVLYRDSRVLGGGIITAVGA
- the gpmI gene encoding 2,3-bisphosphoglycerate-independent phosphoglycerate mutase — protein: MPYRPVVLAICDGWGFSRQSVGNAIFAAGTTNFDAIGKTYPSTLLQASGKSVGLDWGELGNSEVGHLSLGAGRIVLQYSARIARAIETKTFFANETLERATAHLQKTSGSLHLIGLLTSGTVHASFPLLIALIDYAKQKNITKLYLHLFGDGKDSGLKEAPELLAKVRKHIAESGVGVIATFVGRNFSMDRDNNWDLTAQAYALFTQGTGEKITDLEATLQSYYAKGTNDNAIPPLVLDEKGIVKDGDAIVLFNFREDSIRQLGQMFAQEPFDRVPVKRPQNTFCALMTPYFDQEGLPVVFPAPSIKNNLAEFLSSQGLRQLHVAETQKYAHVTYFFNGLNNTPFPGEDDVLIESHKKAKEHPEMRAKEIADTVVEALQTDEYDFIVLNFANADILAHAGDLEGATKGAKLIDESIGRIRDAVLARNGIMIITSDHGNAESLVYKSTGDIETKHNANPVPFYLIAQEYAGQRTIDHLSETKGDSMGVLGDVAPTIVALMGLQKPPEMSGDSLLPRLF
- a CDS encoding NAD(+)/NADH kinase encodes the protein MRHKAIRSVSILQRPSSARAMTWTKKIRAHIARHHPRVNVLEPHTCPDAVIALGGDATIMHAAKLCRSKHTRVLGLHVGTLGFLAAERDPRNFLTAVDALLAGDVRIEKRHALTARIIRSKKIIAKWDIMNDVVIHNPLGIVSLDVSIDHQRIQTIRGSGVLVSTASGSTAYNLSAHGPIVSPEMPCMIITELLDHNTPTPSVVIDTKHTTSIRITDFRIRHALTLAGTQELANVVAIGDGSELVSLQKEDTIEVTRGTFPTLFAHTHEHHFFQTLHDAFSFR
- the rny gene encoding ribonuclease Y; this translates as MVITFQLTTIGILGILVGMGIGYITRHIIASRRTLQAESRAQEIILRAQKESIRIIEATKSEDQEARSRITRLETAALEREREAHEAAHEAETLRDTLRKEREALTQERHAYVHALGQVGDMSIADARKMLLEHVQEQADEDLVKRMHALEQSARESLEKRAQQILTSTIQRYAKSHVAELTTTTVQLPSDEVKGRLIGKEGRNIKTFERVAGVDLIVDDTPQTVVISGFDPYRRQVARIALEKLVIDGRINPVRIEESVKLAREEVHEKIREAGQAAILETGVGMMDPKLVMLLGRLAFRTSFGQNVLLHSIEMAHIAGMLAAELGGDVLIAKRGALLHDIGKAVDHEVPGTHVDIGRKILQKFNIDPRVIHAMESHHEEYPYVTLESRIVQAADAISAARPGARRDTAEAYIKRMEDLERVAMTFQGVEKAYAVQAGRELRMFVHPKEISDSAAVFLAREIAKKVEQEVKYPGEIKVTVIRETRAIEYAR